TCGCGGAGGTGTTCGCCAGGATCGTCGACAGCGGGATGCGCCAGGGGGAGCTGGACCCGGGGATGTCGCCCATCATCGTCGGCAACGTCCTGCGCGACGTCTATCTCGGAGCCCTCTACCGATGGGCCAACCGGTCCTCGGGGACGACCACGTCACTGGCCGAGGAACTCCAGCAGATCCTGCGGCTCCTGCTCGGCGGCATGACCGGGACGAAAACCGCCTGACGGGCCCGCGCGGCCGCGGGCCGACGCGGGCGGGGCCGGCGGGCCACCGGCGGCCCCCGCCCACGTGGACGGCTGCGTGCCGGTCCCCGTGTCATCGCGGCGCCTTCCGCGGTGGGCCCCGGCACCGGTCGGGCGGGCCGGGGCGTACCCGCCCGACCGGGCGTACCCGCCCTCGGGCGTGGGCGGTGGACCGCACCTCCCGCACCCCGTCGACCACCGCGAACGCGCCGTCGCGCAGGTCGGCCCCCTTGCCGTCGAGGGTGATCGGGGCCGGCGCGGGCCCGGACCGTTCCGGGGCGGTCACCCCGGGCAGGCGCGCCAGGAGGACCGGCCGGAACCGTCGACCGGGTGCGGTGCGGCGGTCGCGCACCACCGGTGACCGGCGGACCGCACCGGGCGCCGTACCCGCTCTCCTCGAAGCCCGGCGCGGCCCCTCGGAGGCCCGTCGCCGTGCGGCGCCCTCGCCTCCGCGCCGGTCCCGAGCCGGCGTGATTCCGCCCGCCACCACATCCTCCGCACCGGTGGCGCGGGGACCCTCCCGCACGCGGGGTTGTGGTGAACACGACAGGTCTTTACCATCCGGTGACGCGATCCGAAGAAGTGTTGTCCAGGCGATGGGGCCCCGTGCACGGCCCGCAAGGCCGGTGGCGTCCCTCGGCCGACCATGCCCGAGCACCTCACCACCTCCGACGGCCCCCTTCCCGGGCCTCGGACGCCCGTGCCGCGACGTCTTCTCCGCGGCCCCGGAACCGCATTGGAGGATGCCCATGCGCGCTCTGCCCCCTCTCCTCACCCGGAGAGCCCCCCTCGCCGCCCTGATCGCGGCGGCGGTCGCGGGCGCGGGAGCCCCGGCACCCGCACACGCCGCCCCGGCACTGCAGGAGGTGATGTTCGTCGGCAACAACTGGGAGGGCACCGCCGACGTCATCAAGGCCCGCGGCGACTTCGCCGGGATCGGCCGGATCAACGTGATCCCCGACAAGAACCAGCGACTGGCCGAGATCTACCTCAATCCCATCAAGCTGGCGTTCTTCCTGGGCATCCGCCAGACCGCGGGCGAGGGTCACGACCAGTTCGTCGACGACATGTACGCCACCCCCGACGGCACCGCTCTGGTCGCCTCGCGACCCAGCTTCGCCGACGTCGTCTCCATCGACCTGGCCACCGGCAAGCTGAAATGGCGCTTTCCCGTCTCCGGCTTCCGCTCCGACCACATGGCCGTCTCCCCCGACGGCACCAGGGTCGCGGTGTCGGCCTCGACCTCCAACACCGTCCACGTACTGGACATCGACACCGGCAGGGAACTCGGGAAGTTCGGCACCGGGGACAAGCCGCACGAGAACGTCTTCACCAAGGACGGCAAGTACGTCTGGAACATGGCGATCGGCGAGGTCAACAACGACTTCGACGACCCGTCCCAGGACGTCCTCAAGGGCGACCGGAAGATCACCGTCGCCGACACCGGCACGTTCAAGGTCGTCAGGACCGTCGACATGCGCCAGCGGCTGGACGCCGCCGGTCGCTCCGACCTGTCCGACGCCGTCCGCCCGGCGGTGTTCACCCCGGACGAGTCCAAGCTGTACTTCCAGGTGTCGTACTTCAACGGGTTCGCCGAGTACGACGTCGCCACCGACAGGATCACCCGGATCAAGACGCTGCCGAAGAATCCCGCGACCAGCGACGACCGCACCGCGTTCGTCAACGACTCCCGCCACCACGGGCTGTCGATGAGCCCGGACGGCGGCAAGCTGTGCGTCGCGGGGACCATGGACGACTACGCCACCGTCGTCGACCGGACCACCCTCCAGGAAGGACCGCTGGTGACCGCCGCCAAGCCCTACTGGGCGACCGTCAGCGGCGACGGCACCGCCTGCGTCATCTCCGAGAGCGGCGCCGACCAGGTCACCGCCATCAGCTTCGCCACCGGCCGGAAGATCGTCTCGGTGCCCGTCGGCGACCACCCGCAGCGGGTCCGCCTCGCCCGCGTCCCCGTCGGCTGGACCAGCCCCGCCGGCTGACGCCGGAGCGCCGCAGCCGGGCCGTGGTCCAAGCGCACGAGGAGCGCTTCGACGGCGCCCGGCCGCCGCGGCCCCAACCGGCACCGCGACCGTGCCCGGCACCCCCTTCCGCCGCCGGCTCGACCGGCTCCCACACGACCGGCCTCCTCCCACCGCACTTCAGCCTCCGACACCACCCCCACCCCATCACCACACCCACCGCCAGTGCCGGTGGCGGACCCGCCACCGGCACCATCCCGGTACCGCGTCGCGCGGCCCGCTGCCGGAGCCGCCCCGCGGCGGCACACGTGACATCCCCGCCGGCCCGCGGCCCCCGGCCTCGACGGCCACTGCGCCGAACGACCCCGGCCGCTCCGCCGGTCAGGTCCCGGACTCCTCCTCCGGCCACCGCCACACGCCGGGTGCACCCGTCCCGGCCCTGGTCCCGGGCGGTTCCATCGCCCCGTCCGCGCCGGGGCCGCGTCCCCGCGCGAGTCCGGGGAGCCGCTCGGGGCAGCGGACGGCCGCGGCGGGTCCCGGAAGGCGGCGGTTCCGCCGGATCACAGGTTGATCATGTGCCCCGCGATGCCCTCGACGGCTTCCTTTACCGCCTCCGACAGGGTGGGATGGGCGAAGATGTTGCGTGCGACCTCGTCGGCGGTCAGGTCCCACATCTGCGCCAGCGTCAACGCGGGCAGCAGCTCGGTGACCTCGGGGCCGATCATGTGGGCGCCCAGGATTTCGTTGTGCCGGGCGTCCGCCACGATCTTCACGAAGCCGGCGCCCTCGGCCATGCCGCGCGCCTTGCCGTTGGCGGAGAAGGGGAACTGCGCCACCTTGACGTCGTACCCCAGCTCGCGGGCCTGGGCTTCGGAGTGGCCGAAGGAGGCGATCTGCGGCTGGCAGAACGTCGCCCGCGGGATCATCGCGAAGTCGATCTCCTGGGTCTCCGCACCCGCGATGGTCTCGGCCGCCACGACGCCCATGGCCTCGGCGGTGTGCGCCAGCATGAGCTTGCCGGTCACGTCGCCGATGGCATAGACCCCCTGCACACTGGTGCGTCCACGGGCGTCGACGGCGATCGCGCCCCGCTCGGTGAGCTCCACCCCGGTGGCCTCCAGGCCGTAGCCCTCGATCCGGGGCGCGAAGCCGAACGCGGCCAGCATCCTGTCGGCCTCGAGCACCCTGGCCTCGCCGCCCGCGGCCGGGCTGACGGTGACCCTGACGCCCGAGCCGGTGTCCTCCACCGCGTCGACCTTGGTGGACAGCAGGACGTCGACCCCCAGCTTGCGGTAGTGCCGCAGGAGTTCCTTCGAAACGTCGGCGTCCTCGGTCGGCACCATGCGGTCGAGGAACTCGACGATGGTCACCTTCACGCCGAAGTTCTTGAGGACGTAGGCGAACTCGACACCGATCGCGCCGGAACCGCCGATGATGACCGAGTCCGGCAGGTTGTCGTCGAGGATCTGCTCCTCGTAGGTGACGACGTTGGCGCTCCTGCTCATGCCCGGCAGCATCCGCACCTGCGCACCGGTGGCGATGATGAGGTCGTCGCAGGTGTACGACGTCGTCGCGCCGTCCTCGCCGGTGACGTCCACCGACTTCGGGCCGGTGAGGACGCCCCGCCCGAACACCTCGGTGATCTTGTTCTTCCGCATCAGGTAGTGCACGCCCTTGGCACTGGCATCGGCCACCGAGCGGCTGCGCCGATGGGTGACGGCGAAGTCCATGGTGGCATCGCCACTGATTCCGAAGGTCTTCTTCTCCTGGGTGAGGAGGTGGGCGATCTCGGCGTTGCGCAGCAGTGCCTTGGAGGGGATGCAGCCGACGTTGAGGCACACACCGCCCCAGTACTTCTCCTCGACGACCGCAACCGACTTGCCGAGCTGGGCGGCGCGGATGGCGGCGACGTATCCACCGGGACCGGCACCGAGGACGAGAACATCGTAGTGAGTCACACCCTCAGCCTACTGACCGGTCCGAGGCGGGCCGGTGCCGGACGTCTGCTCCCGTGAGCCGGGTCCCGGCCCGCCCTCCGTGCGGCGCTCCCTCTCCGCCCCGTCTTGTGAGGGGGCTGAAGGAGCCCCACCACGACCGTGATACTAATACCGGTATAAGTATTGGATGGACGTGTCGCGGGGAGCCGAGCACATGGTGGAGATCAAGACCGACGCCGCACTGGACGCGATGCGGGAAGCCGGGCGCGTGGTGGCCCGGGCCCTGGCCGCAGTCCGGGAAGCCGCCGGCGTGGGGGTGTCCCTGCGGGAACTGGACGAAGTGGCCCGGTCGGTCCTGGCCGAGGCCGGAGCCGGCTCCCCGTTCCTCGGGTACCGGCCGTCCTTCGCCCCGGTCGCCTTCCCGGCCGTGATCTGCACGTCCGTCAACGACGCCGTGTCGCACGGCATCCCCACCGGCTACCGGCTGTGCGACGGCGACCTGGTGAGCATCGACTGCGGCGCCCGGCTCGACGGCTGGGCGGGCGACGCGGCCATCACCTTCACCGTCGGAACGCCACGCCCCGGCGACCTCGATCTGATCGACGCCACCCAGCAGGCCCTCGACGCCGGCATCGCCGCCGCCCGGGTGGGCAACCGCATCGGCGACATCTCCCACGCCATCGACACCGTCGCCCGCAAGGCGGGCTGCGGCATGCCCGCCGACTTCGGCGGCCACGGCATCGGCCGCCGCATGCACGAGGACCCCCACGTCCCCAACCGCGGCCGCCCCGGCCGTGGCTTCCCGCTCCGCCACGGCCTGGTCCTCGCCATCGAACCCATGCTCATGGCCGGCGGACGGAACTCCTACCGCACCGACACCGACGGCTGGACCCTGCGCACCACCGACGGCAGCAGGGCCGCCCACATCGAGCACACCGTCGCCGTCACCGACCAGGGCTCCCGGATCCTGACCCTGCCCTGACGTTCCCCCCGGGCGCCGCCGGGTCCGGAACCGGACCGTTCGGTGCCCGACGGCACACCCCCTGCGTCGTGCTCCCCCGTGCGGCGGAAGGGGTGGGGGACGGACAGGCCGCCCTGCCGGATCGCAGCGACGGCCGGGACCCGGGCCGCGGACCCGGCCGTGAGGCCGACCGCGCCGCCGCCGCCCGTACCGCGCGCAGCCCCGACCACCGGCCCGCGGACGGGGGAGGACCTCCGGGCCGTGGTGTTCCGTCCGCGGCGGTACGACCGGCGTGTGACGGGCGCTGCCGTACCGGGAAGTCCTCGAAGAAGGTGCGGCAGGGGATGTCGAGAACGGCCCGGCGGCTCCGTCCCGGGAGCGGACGCGACCGCCGCGGCCGTGCCGCACCGGGGAGACCCGGCATGACGATCCGGCGGACGGGCAACGTCCTCATCGTTGTCGACGGCCTTGACGCTGTCGGGGTCCGGTGGCACGGGGCGCCGCCCACGGGTGGTCAGGCGGGTGGCGGCGTCCGGGATGACAGCGAATTGGGGCCGGGCATCTCATGGGGGTATGGACGCCATCGACTTCTCCGACGACCTGGTGCGGACGCAGCACGCCTTCAACGCCACCTACGAAGCACTCGCCGCGCCGCAACGCGGTGACACCACCGCCCTGCGCCGCCGCCTGCTGCGCCTGTCCGCACGGCTGTGGTGGCACCCGTGCTGGAACGCCGCGCGCTCGGTGCCGGCGGCGCGTGCCGAGCTGCGACAACTGGCCCGCACCCGTGCGGCCGCCCGGGAGCGGGTTGCGCCCACTGTTGCGCGACCCGGCGAACCGGCCGAGCGGGAAAGCCCTCGCGGAGCACCTCGTCGCGGTCCCTCCGAGCCGCGGTGATGTCCCACCGGCCGGAGCCGGTGGCGGCCGACCGCCCGGTTCACCGCCCCGACCGCGGTTGCCGGCCGGATCACTCCGTCACGGGCGGGCACTGGGCGAACAGGTGGACGACGTCGCGCCGGCGCCGCTGCCGTGGCGCGCCCCGCCGGAACGGGACCGGAGCCGCGCCGCCCGGCCGGGCGGCTCAGAGGGGGCCCGCCCCGGGGGAGCGGCGGCCGGGCGCGACGGCGGCCGGGACGCGCTCCAGGACGCCGCCCGCGAACACGTCGTACAGCGGCAGCGTCTCCAGGTGGACGTAGCCGATGTGGCAGTCGCAGACGGCCAGCGGGCACGGCCTCGGGCGCAGCGCGGCGCGGTAGGAGCCGTCGTAGAGGTTGCCCAGTTCCGCGCGGACGAAGTGGCAGCGGCGGACGGTGCCCGCGCCGTCGACCGAGATCACCGACTCGCCGGTGCGGCAGGGCAGGCCGGCACTGGCGTGCGGGGTGCGGCTGTAGGGGAAGAGGGGGTCGAGCGCGGTCCACTCGTCGGCCTCGGCGTCCCCGTAGGTGTGCCCCTCGGCCGCGTTGATCCACAGGTAGACGTGCGCGGGCAGGTCGGCGCGCAGCCGGCGGGCCGCTTCGAGGTGGCCGGGCAGCCCGACGACGCCGACGCTGAAGCGGACCCCGCGGTCGGCCAGGTCGTGGCACTTGGCGAGGAAGCGGTCGTAGGGGGTCTGACCCGGGTGGTACGTGCACCACAGGGCGAGGGTGCCGAGGTCGGCCCCGGCGAGCCAGTCCGTGCGGCAGCTGAGGTTGGTCTGGACGGCGACGCGGCGGACGTGCGGCAGGTGGGACAGCTCCGCGAGGGTGCGGCGGTACCAGGAGCGGACCAGGCCCTCGCCCCACGGGGTGAACAGCAGGGAGAGGCGGTCCCCGCACTGCGCGCCGGCCCACCGCGCGAAGCGTTCCAGGGCGGCGCGGTCGGCGCGCAGCCGGTCGGCGGAGTCGCGCCGCTTGGCGAACGGGCAGTAGGGGCAGTCGTAGTCGCAGGAGGCGAGCGGGCCCCGGTACAGCAGGGTCAGGTCCACGGCGGCCGGTCACTTCCTCGCGTAGGCGGCCATGGCGGCCCGCACGGCGGGGGAGAACAGCTCCGGGCCGACGGCGTCGGAGTGGGCGAGCCCCTCCGCGGTGAGCCGCAGGCGCCCGGGGGCGGTGTCGTCGAGCCAGCCGCGGTCGGCCAGGACACCGAGCTCCGCGCCGAAGTCGTCGGCGGGGGCGCTGCCGAAGCGGGCGCGGTAGTCGCCGTCCTCCAGGCCCCCGGCCTGCAGCAGGGACTGCAGGAGGTGGCGGCGCCGGGCCTCGCGGGCGTCCATGCGGTAGCCGACCTCGGCGTGGGCGAAGTCGGTCGAGGCGACGTAGTCGTCGATGATGCCGCGGATCTCGTGCATGTCCACCGCGTAGTCGAAGGAGTAGTGCAGGCCGGCGGTGTAGGAGCGGGCCCCGCAGCCCAGGCCGATCATGCCGTCGCTCTGGCACGCGTAGTCGTCGGCGCCCTGCGGCGGGGCGTCGGCCCGGCGGAACATGCGCATGGACCGCTGGACGTAGCCCTGGGCGAGGAGGTGGTCGCGGCCCGCGCGGTACAGGCCCAGCCGCTGTTCGTCCCACGCCGGGTCGGGGCCGGTGCGGTGGCGGTCGAGGCCGGTCAGGGGCCGGACGTACAGCGGGTAGAGGTACAGCTCCTCGGGCCGCCAGGCCAGGGCCGCGTCCAGGGAGTGCCGCCAGGTCCGCTCGGTCTGCCCGTCGATGCCGTAGATCAGGTCGATGTTGAGCACCGGGACGCCGGTGTCCCGGATGCGGCCGAGGGCGGCCTCGACGTCGCGGCGGCGCTGCGGGCGCACGGCGGCCCGGGCCTCGGAGTCGACGAAGCTCTGGACGCCCAGGCTGAGCCGGGTGGCCCCGCGCTCCGCCAGGACGGCGAGGCGGTCGGCGGTGGCCGTGGCGGGCGAGGCCTCGACGGACAGGGGGATCGCGCGCAGGCCGGCGCCCATGCGGCGCTCGGCGATGTCGCACAGGCGCTCCAGTTCCGCCGCGGTGAGGAAGGTGGGGGTGCCGCCGCCGAAGGCGGCGGTGGCGAACCGGACGCCGTCCGCGTCCCCGAGGGCCTCGCGCACGGCGACGGCCTGCCGCTCCAGGGCGTAGAGGTAGGCGCCGACCAGCCCGTCGGGGGCGCCGATGCGGGTGAAGAGGTTGCAGAAGCCGCAGCGCACCTCGCAGAACGGGATGTGCAGGTAGAGGCAGAGGGCGCTTTTGTCCTCCGCCGCCCACAGCGACTTCAGCGCGGGACGCCCGGGGAGCCTGCGGTAGGCGGTCTTGTGGGGGTAGGCGTACACGTAGTGCTGGTACGGCGTGGCCGGGCGGGCGGCGGTCACCGGGCGGCCCCGGCGGGGCCGAGGAAGAAGTGGGCGTACGGCACGGTCCACACGGATTCGTGGCCGAGGCGGTGGCCGGTGTAACCGTCGTCGCCGTAGGCGGTGCCGTGGTCGGAGCAGACGATCGCGAAGCAGCGGCGCCGGGAGCTCGCGGCGGCGAAGAGGCGGCCGATGTGCCGGTCGACGTACTCCAGCGCGGCGGCGTGCGTCTCGCGGCTGTCCCCGGCCCCGCGGGTCGCGCCGGGCAGGTGGAACCAGTTCGGCTGGTGCAGGGCGGAGACGTTCACGAAGAGGAACAGCCTCTGCTCGCGCGGGAGTCCGGCGATGACGTGCTCGGCGCGGGCGACCTGGTTCTCGAAGGAGTGCGGTGAGGTGACTCCGAACCCCGGTTCCCAGTGGGACTCGTGGAAGAGGCCGGGCAGCACCGAGCCGAGCGGGCCCTGCTTGTTGAAGAAGCCCACGCCCCCGATGCACACCGTGCGGTAGCCCGCCCCGGCCAGCCCGGACACCAGCTCCGGGGCGTCGTAGACGAAGGTGCCGTCGGCGGTGGTCTCGCTGCCGGCGAAGCTCGCCGCGAACAGGCGCGGGTGCGGCCCGGGAGCGGCCGGGGTCGGCAGGAAACCGGCGAAGATCGCCTGGTGGGAGGCGTAGGTGAAGCTGCCCGGCGCGTGGCGTTTCTCCCAGCGGCCGCCGGGCAGGTGCCGGGCGAGGTTCGGGGTGCGGCCCTCGGCCGCCAGCTCGGCGGCCACGTCGTGGCGCAGCGTGTCGAGGGTGACGAGGAGGAGGTCGTGGTGGCCGACCACCTCGTTCATGTCGGGCTCAGGCATGGGGCGTTCCTGTTCTGTACGGGTGGAGCGGACCGGGCCGGGCGACCGCGCGCAGGACTGCCGCCACCTGCGCGCCGTAGGTGTCCAGGCCCTCGGCGCCGCTGCCGGGCAGTCCGGTCAGCCGG
This is a stretch of genomic DNA from Streptomyces sp. TG1A-8. It encodes these proteins:
- a CDS encoding YncE family protein — translated: MRALPPLLTRRAPLAALIAAAVAGAGAPAPAHAAPALQEVMFVGNNWEGTADVIKARGDFAGIGRINVIPDKNQRLAEIYLNPIKLAFFLGIRQTAGEGHDQFVDDMYATPDGTALVASRPSFADVVSIDLATGKLKWRFPVSGFRSDHMAVSPDGTRVAVSASTSNTVHVLDIDTGRELGKFGTGDKPHENVFTKDGKYVWNMAIGEVNNDFDDPSQDVLKGDRKITVADTGTFKVVRTVDMRQRLDAAGRSDLSDAVRPAVFTPDESKLYFQVSYFNGFAEYDVATDRITRIKTLPKNPATSDDRTAFVNDSRHHGLSMSPDGGKLCVAGTMDDYATVVDRTTLQEGPLVTAAKPYWATVSGDGTACVISESGADQVTAISFATGRKIVSVPVGDHPQRVRLARVPVGWTSPAG
- the lpdA gene encoding dihydrolipoyl dehydrogenase, whose protein sequence is MTHYDVLVLGAGPGGYVAAIRAAQLGKSVAVVEEKYWGGVCLNVGCIPSKALLRNAEIAHLLTQEKKTFGISGDATMDFAVTHRRSRSVADASAKGVHYLMRKNKITEVFGRGVLTGPKSVDVTGEDGATTSYTCDDLIIATGAQVRMLPGMSRSANVVTYEEQILDDNLPDSVIIGGSGAIGVEFAYVLKNFGVKVTIVEFLDRMVPTEDADVSKELLRHYRKLGVDVLLSTKVDAVEDTGSGVRVTVSPAAGGEARVLEADRMLAAFGFAPRIEGYGLEATGVELTERGAIAVDARGRTSVQGVYAIGDVTGKLMLAHTAEAMGVVAAETIAGAETQEIDFAMIPRATFCQPQIASFGHSEAQARELGYDVKVAQFPFSANGKARGMAEGAGFVKIVADARHNEILGAHMIGPEVTELLPALTLAQMWDLTADEVARNIFAHPTLSEAVKEAVEGIAGHMINL
- the map gene encoding type I methionyl aminopeptidase gives rise to the protein MVEIKTDAALDAMREAGRVVARALAAVREAAGVGVSLRELDEVARSVLAEAGAGSPFLGYRPSFAPVAFPAVICTSVNDAVSHGIPTGYRLCDGDLVSIDCGARLDGWAGDAAITFTVGTPRPGDLDLIDATQQALDAGIAAARVGNRIGDISHAIDTVARKAGCGMPADFGGHGIGRRMHEDPHVPNRGRPGRGFPLRHGLVLAIEPMLMAGGRNSYRTDTDGWTLRTTDGSRAAHIEHTVAVTDQGSRILTLP
- a CDS encoding STM4011 family radical SAM protein, whose amino-acid sequence is MDLTLLYRGPLASCDYDCPYCPFAKRRDSADRLRADRAALERFARWAGAQCGDRLSLLFTPWGEGLVRSWYRRTLAELSHLPHVRRVAVQTNLSCRTDWLAGADLGTLALWCTYHPGQTPYDRFLAKCHDLADRGVRFSVGVVGLPGHLEAARRLRADLPAHVYLWINAAEGHTYGDAEADEWTALDPLFPYSRTPHASAGLPCRTGESVISVDGAGTVRRCHFVRAELGNLYDGSYRAALRPRPCPLAVCDCHIGYVHLETLPLYDVFAGGVLERVPAAVAPGRRSPGAGPL
- a CDS encoding STM4012 family radical SAM protein → MTAARPATPYQHYVYAYPHKTAYRRLPGRPALKSLWAAEDKSALCLYLHIPFCEVRCGFCNLFTRIGAPDGLVGAYLYALERQAVAVREALGDADGVRFATAAFGGGTPTFLTAAELERLCDIAERRMGAGLRAIPLSVEASPATATADRLAVLAERGATRLSLGVQSFVDSEARAAVRPQRRRDVEAALGRIRDTGVPVLNIDLIYGIDGQTERTWRHSLDAALAWRPEELYLYPLYVRPLTGLDRHRTGPDPAWDEQRLGLYRAGRDHLLAQGYVQRSMRMFRRADAPPQGADDYACQSDGMIGLGCGARSYTAGLHYSFDYAVDMHEIRGIIDDYVASTDFAHAEVGYRMDAREARRRHLLQSLLQAGGLEDGDYRARFGSAPADDFGAELGVLADRGWLDDTAPGRLRLTAEGLAHSDAVGPELFSPAVRAAMAAYARK
- a CDS encoding STM4013/SEN3800 family hydrolase; this encodes MNEVVGHHDLLLVTLDTLRHDVAAELAAEGRTPNLARHLPGGRWEKRHAPGSFTYASHQAIFAGFLPTPAAPGPHPRLFAASFAGSETTADGTFVYDAPELVSGLAGAGYRTVCIGGVGFFNKQGPLGSVLPGLFHESHWEPGFGVTSPHSFENQVARAEHVIAGLPREQRLFLFVNVSALHQPNWFHLPGATRGAGDSRETHAAALEYVDRHIGRLFAAASSRRRCFAIVCSDHGTAYGDDGYTGHRLGHESVWTVPYAHFFLGPAGAAR